One Anaeromusa acidaminophila DSM 3853 genomic region harbors:
- the priA gene encoding primosomal protein N' produces the protein METVVADVLVNIAARRVEKPFTYAIPNVLQEEVQRGCRVLVPFGARLEEGFVWQVRSCSQEEESNWKEINACLDLVPWFDEAALSTAQWLSRYYLCTLAEALRLFVPGKRSVRTERIYFAGEEEPEGFSLAELALWNLFKERSSWTEKGFCQQAGEDGIRILRRWCRLGLAKSYWQGRRRTQEKTESIWLAQELSLEERQSALLGLERKKAQAAALQWLWEHPFLQRSQLAQSGISLGVLKALTDAGLVRREERRVYRQDIYLSEGASELEPLNEAQQQAMAALDKGLDGKETQEFLLFGVTGSGKTRVYLEAVRKVLCNKQQAIVLVPEIGLTGQLVRRFRAVLGEQQVVVWHSRLSEGERLDAWDRIHSGQASVIIGARSAVFAPAHRLGLVILDEEHDGAYKQEERPRYHARDVARERCRQTGAVLLLGSATPSLETYERAVSREGMLLELPERATAAPLPQVTIVDMRQELKMGNRKILSRQLRAALDAALTQQEQAIILLNRRGYATFVMCRECGHTMECPHCSVSLVYHASAKILRCHYCDYQEHVPDVCPVCSSRYIRFFGSGTQKLEEELRCNWPEARIARMDQDTVGRKHAHEDILTAFRERRYDILLGTQMVAKGHDLPFVTAVGVIAADSSLHLPDFRAAERAFSLITQAAGRAGRREKAGNVVVQTYNPEHYAVATAQLQDFPRFCQEERSFRKALGYPPFSRLISLTIAVEEELSAQHKAAQIAEILKAELPQEAADIMGPCPAPLARIQNLFRMQLFLKCHQPEVVKEALCRLPIEGDPQITIDVDPLHVL, from the coding sequence ATGGAAACAGTTGTGGCGGATGTACTGGTGAATATTGCCGCCAGGCGGGTGGAAAAACCTTTTACCTATGCGATTCCTAATGTGTTACAAGAAGAAGTTCAGCGCGGCTGTCGGGTGCTGGTTCCCTTTGGAGCCAGACTGGAAGAAGGCTTTGTTTGGCAGGTGCGCAGTTGTTCGCAGGAAGAAGAAAGCAACTGGAAAGAGATTAACGCTTGTCTGGACCTAGTGCCTTGGTTTGATGAAGCGGCCTTGTCCACGGCTCAGTGGCTTAGCCGCTATTATTTATGCACTTTGGCCGAAGCGCTGCGCCTTTTTGTGCCCGGCAAGCGCAGCGTACGTACAGAACGGATTTATTTTGCCGGTGAAGAGGAGCCGGAAGGGTTTTCTTTGGCGGAGCTGGCGCTTTGGAATTTGTTTAAAGAGCGAAGTTCTTGGACGGAAAAAGGCTTTTGCCAACAGGCGGGAGAGGACGGCATCCGTATTTTACGCCGCTGGTGTCGCCTGGGTTTGGCGAAAAGTTATTGGCAAGGACGACGGCGGACCCAGGAGAAGACCGAATCCATTTGGTTGGCCCAAGAACTTTCCTTGGAGGAAAGGCAATCGGCGCTGCTTGGACTGGAACGGAAGAAAGCCCAAGCGGCGGCTTTGCAGTGGCTGTGGGAGCATCCTTTTCTGCAGCGTTCTCAACTGGCTCAAAGCGGTATTAGCCTAGGGGTGTTGAAAGCATTGACAGATGCCGGTCTGGTTCGACGCGAGGAACGACGTGTATATCGTCAGGACATCTATTTGAGCGAGGGCGCAAGCGAACTAGAACCGCTGAACGAGGCGCAGCAGCAGGCGATGGCGGCGCTTGACAAGGGATTGGACGGGAAAGAGACTCAGGAGTTTTTGCTTTTTGGCGTTACCGGGAGCGGTAAGACGCGGGTGTATTTAGAAGCTGTGCGCAAGGTGCTGTGTAATAAACAGCAGGCTATTGTTCTAGTGCCGGAAATTGGCTTGACAGGACAATTGGTACGGCGGTTTCGCGCCGTTCTTGGAGAACAGCAGGTTGTTGTATGGCACAGCCGTCTTTCCGAAGGAGAGAGGCTGGATGCTTGGGACCGTATTCACAGCGGTCAAGCCAGCGTAATTATCGGCGCTCGTTCGGCTGTTTTTGCACCGGCGCATCGCTTAGGGCTGGTGATTCTGGATGAGGAGCATGACGGCGCTTATAAACAGGAGGAGCGGCCAAGATACCATGCGCGTGACGTAGCGCGGGAACGCTGCCGCCAAACAGGGGCGGTCTTGCTTTTGGGCAGCGCAACTCCTTCACTGGAAACGTATGAGCGGGCTGTAAGCCGAGAAGGAATGTTGCTGGAGCTGCCGGAGCGGGCTACTGCGGCTCCGTTGCCGCAAGTGACGATTGTGGACATGCGGCAGGAGTTAAAGATGGGAAATCGCAAAATTCTTTCGCGTCAGCTGCGAGCCGCTCTAGACGCGGCTTTAACACAGCAAGAGCAGGCTATTATCCTCTTGAATCGACGCGGCTACGCCACCTTTGTTATGTGCCGAGAATGCGGCCATACTATGGAATGTCCACATTGCAGCGTTTCGCTTGTTTATCATGCGTCCGCCAAAATACTGCGCTGTCATTATTGTGATTACCAGGAACATGTACCTGATGTTTGCCCTGTTTGCTCCAGTCGTTATATTCGTTTTTTTGGCAGTGGTACGCAAAAACTAGAAGAAGAATTGCGATGCAATTGGCCGGAGGCGAGAATCGCCCGAATGGATCAGGATACGGTAGGACGTAAGCATGCGCACGAAGATATTTTAACGGCTTTTCGGGAACGGCGGTATGATATTTTGCTGGGAACGCAAATGGTGGCGAAAGGTCACGATCTGCCCTTTGTAACGGCTGTAGGCGTAATTGCGGCTGATAGTTCTCTTCATTTGCCGGACTTTCGAGCGGCGGAGCGGGCCTTTTCCTTGATTACCCAGGCGGCAGGCAGAGCTGGGAGAAGAGAAAAAGCCGGTAACGTAGTTGTACAGACGTATAATCCGGAACATTACGCTGTTGCAACGGCGCAGCTACAAGATTTTCCTCGCTTTTGTCAAGAAGAGAGGTCTTTTCGCAAAGCTTTGGGGTATCCTCCTTTTTCACGCTTGATTTCTTTGACAATCGCCGTAGAAGAAGAACTATCTGCGCAGCATAAAGCCGCACAGATAGCGGAGATTTTAAAAGCGGAGCTGCCTCAAGAAGCTGCAGATATTATGGGACCCTGTCCGGCTCCATTGGCAAGAATTCAAAATTTGTTTCGAATGCAGTTGTTTTTAAAATGTCATCAGCCTGAAGTCGTAAAAGAGGCTTTATGTAGATTGCCCATTGAAGGCGATCCTCAGATTACGATTGACGTGGACCCCCTGCATGTATTATAA
- the metK gene encoding methionine adenosyltransferase has product MKKRVLFTSESVTEGHPDKLADQVSDAVLDAILEKDPQARVACETLVTTGLVHVVGEITTSCYVDIPHIVRETVKEIGYTRAKFGFDGDTCGVMVSIDEQSPDIAMGVNEALEAKQGNTDLMEAIGAGDQGMMFGYATNETPEFMPLPIALAHRLSRRLAEIRKTDVVDYLRPDGKTQVTVEYEDGVPVRIDAIVISTQHGPEVTREQIEADLRKHVIEPVVPAKFLDDKTKYYINPTGRFVVGGPQGDAGLTGRKIIVDTYGGMARHGGGAFSGKDPTKVDRSGAYAARYVAKNIVAAGLADKCEIQLAYAIGVAQPVSIMVETFGTAKVEETLIAELIKKHFDLRPAGIIKMLDLRRPLYRQTAAYGHFGRTDVELPWEQTDKAAAIRSDAGM; this is encoded by the coding sequence TTGAAGAAACGAGTATTATTTACATCGGAATCAGTAACAGAAGGACATCCGGATAAGCTGGCGGATCAAGTATCCGACGCTGTTTTGGACGCCATTCTGGAAAAGGACCCGCAGGCTCGTGTGGCTTGCGAGACCTTAGTAACGACCGGCCTGGTTCATGTGGTTGGTGAAATCACCACCTCATGCTATGTGGATATTCCGCATATTGTCAGGGAGACGGTAAAGGAAATTGGCTATACTCGCGCCAAGTTCGGCTTTGATGGAGATACTTGCGGTGTAATGGTGTCTATTGACGAGCAGTCGCCTGATATTGCCATGGGCGTTAATGAGGCGTTGGAGGCAAAACAGGGCAATACCGATTTAATGGAAGCTATTGGCGCAGGCGACCAGGGGATGATGTTCGGCTATGCTACGAACGAAACTCCGGAATTCATGCCGTTGCCGATTGCGTTGGCGCATCGCCTATCACGGCGTCTGGCGGAAATTCGCAAGACCGATGTGGTAGACTATCTGCGTCCTGACGGCAAAACCCAGGTCACTGTGGAATACGAAGACGGCGTGCCTGTACGTATCGACGCGATCGTTATTTCCACGCAGCATGGCCCGGAAGTAACGCGCGAGCAAATCGAAGCGGATTTGCGCAAGCATGTCATTGAACCGGTAGTGCCAGCAAAATTCTTGGATGATAAAACCAAGTATTATATTAATCCTACCGGACGTTTTGTGGTGGGCGGCCCTCAGGGCGACGCCGGCTTGACGGGACGTAAAATCATCGTTGATACTTATGGCGGCATGGCTCGTCATGGCGGCGGCGCATTCTCCGGCAAGGATCCGACAAAGGTAGATCGCTCCGGTGCTTATGCAGCGCGGTATGTCGCTAAAAACATCGTAGCCGCCGGTTTGGCGGACAAATGTGAAATTCAGCTGGCTTATGCCATTGGCGTAGCTCAGCCGGTATCGATCATGGTGGAAACCTTTGGCACGGCCAAAGTGGAGGAAACCTTGATTGCAGAGCTGATTAAAAAGCACTTTGATCTGCGGCCTGCGGGCATTATCAAAATGCTGGATCTGCGTCGTCCTTTGTATCGCCAAACAGCCGCCTACGGTCATTTTGGCCGTACCGACGTCGAGCTTCCTTGGGAGCAGACAGACAAAGCCGCTGCCATTCGCAGCGACGCTGGAATGTAA